A region of the Cryptococcus neoformans var. neoformans B-3501A chromosome 6, whole genome shotgun sequence genome:
aagaagtacTCAAAGAGAAGGGTATTACATGGGAGGTAACAGACTGGGTTAGTCAGTTATTATGAATCTAAGGTATCTTTTGAAACATACTTCCAGAAAGAGGATAGATAAGGCCGAAGGCAACGAGAATGTGCCACGGCTAATTATCAGTCGAGTTCGTGGTAGAATTGCTAGCTTACCTCTGTCGCAAACGCACTACTGATGAAAGTGATCACAGCAGCAAATAGACCGCAATACTGTAAAGCCCTTTGCCACCTTGGAAATGCAGTGAACAGGCTAAAATATGTTAATCAAGCACCTTCATGCATATACAATAAGACGGTACCTACGGGCCCGAAAGAGCTGTCGCCATGTACAACAAGCCGTTCTGCAGCGTCGCAGCCAGAGTCAGAGTTGAAGCACCTTCACCCTTAATGAGCGTATCCGTCCAGTACACATGTAAAACACCAATAGAATATGGCAGCCCCCATATGAGCATGACAATGACAGTCGCGGCCACCAAGAATGACCATGCCCTCCAGCCGCCGTCTACAGGCGGAAGAGCGGAAGCTGCTGACTCGGCATCATGTCCGGGATTCAAAGTAGGAACGATAACGGATGCAGCCGAATTAGATTTGACCGACTTGACAGACCTGTCGCGCAGTTCGAGATCTTCTGTTTCTGACATGCTTGGGACAATGAGAGGTGAGAGATGAATGTCAACCGGGAAAGATAAATCTTGTCTTTTCTTTATATACCTTAGCTTAAAATCTTTCCTTCCCGAGACTTAGACGATTAGTGTTATAATCGACGGGAACGGAAAGGCTGTGAAAAACAGAACGTCCTTTTGTAGCCTCCTCAGCATATTGTTAAAGGCTGAACACAGCTTCGTGAGAATGGAGATTCAATGAGGGTCAAGAGCCACTAGATCCTTGATtaatggaaaaagaaaccATTGAGTCTGGACTGATTTACGAGCTGCAAGAGACAATAATAAGCCATGCCCAAAAGTCATCAGTGAGGCAAACGAGCGCACGTACCAACATCGCGCACTTCGGACCCTGCAAGCTTATATTTTAGTCACCAGACAAGCCAGCATCCAATAAGCTGTGGAGACGAAGTGTAAATATGTGAATGGCggaaagaggtggaaggaTAAAAGCCACATTTCACCGAATTGACTCCTCGCTTGAGATTGGTCGGCAGCGGACATGATGGCTGACCACAATTATTGTGCGCATCACTGCATCATACATCGATCACATATACAAAGGGCGCTGTTATCCTTACGAATCATTTGATCAATGTGTTCCTGATGCAGTTCCTGGGACCTGCATACGAGTCTAAAGATTGGAGTCAAATGATTATTTATCGACAATCAGAAATATACGCGAAGTCCACATCACATGTTATCATGCCGAACGGGCCGAGAAGGCAATGTTGACTCCTGTAAACCATCCCATGGGTCGATACTCTGCCAAATATATACAATGCATACGATTATACGCTATAATTAGTGGTTCTGCCTTGGGACACCCGCCGTCTGAGCGAGTCTCTGATACTTGACCGCGCCCTTGATCACCATACCGTCACTCAACTCACTCGCAGTCTCTCTGAAGATCTCCTGCCAAGGTGTTTGACTCTTTGGTACCTTGTAAGGtcccatttccttcttcctggCCTCGATCTCTTCAGTCGATAATAAGACGTTGGCTGTGCGTTTGAGCAAGTCAATTCTGAGACGATCGCCATCTTTGAGATATGCTAACATGCCGCCAGTTGCCGCTTCAGGGGCGGCATTCAGGATACTCGGGGAGCCACTCGTGCCACTTTGTCGGCCATCACCAATACAAGGTAGCTCAATACCTTGGTTGATCAACCTTCCGGGCGGAATCATATTGACGACTTCGGCGGCACCAGGGTATCCTTGAGGACCGGCACCTCTCATGACCAAGATAGTTCCGGCATCGATTTTTGATGAATGTTCGATACGGTGGTGGTAGTCTTCTGGACCGTCAAAGACAGCAACAGGTCCTTCGAACGCCATGGGATCATCGGGTTTGGAAAGATATTGTTCGCGGAAAGCATCGGAAATGACAGACGTCTTCATGATGGCGCTGTCGAATAGGGAACCCTTAAGGTGAAGGAAACCTGCATTCTCTCTCAGAGGCTTgtcaaaaggaagaatgacTCGTCGATCGCGGGAAAAGTCGCCTTCACAGTTCTCTTTGATAGTTTTGCCGGTGATAGTCAATGCATTGGGATGGGGGAGCTTGTTATGTTTGATGAGCTCGGCGATGACAGCTATTGGTCGTCAGCTAAGGTAAGTATATACTGTGCCTTGTCGACGTACAGGGAAGACCACCAGCTCTGTGATACTCCTCCATAAGCCACTCTCCAGCAGGCTGCACATTTACTAGCAATGGCAAGTGATACCCCACCCTCTCCCAATCATCTCCTGAAAGATCAACTCCAATGTGCTTCGCAACAGCGTTGAGATGTATAGGGGCATTCGTTGAGCCTCCGATAGCCGTGTTGGCAGCAATAGCGTTTTCAAAAGCCTCTTTGGTGAGAACATCGGAGGGCTTGATGTCTTCTCGCACCAAGTCGACAATACGCAAACCGGTAGCATAAGCGCAAGCGCCTCGTTCACGGTAAACGGCGGGAATGGTGGCGCTACCGGGAAGGGCCATACCAAGGGCTTCTGCCATGCAGTTCATAGTAGTCGCAGTCCCCTATGACAAATTAGCGACAGCCAAAAGGAAACTTGAGAGCACATACGACAGTATTGCAATGGCCGACACTATTCATTGTATTTAGTGtttggaggaaaaggaaggcgaCATGTGCTTACCTGGGAGCAGAAAGCGAAACCTGCTGTACGAACTGACTTTCATTGATCTTTCCAGCAGCATACTCTGCACGACTATCCCACATAACACCGCCCGATCCAATAAGTTTGTGGCCTCGATAACCTAATAAGAGTCAGCTGCTGAATCTCAAAAGGTACCATTATGCATACCATTAAGCATAGGTCCGACGTTCTAATACAATCGTCAACAAAAATCCTTTTCGCAACAGAACATGAGATGACTAACCATGCAGATAGCAGGGATGTTAACGGTAGCGGCAGCCATAAGCAAAGCCGGAGTACTAACAAACTGTAAGCCATTTACTTGGATCTACCCATACTTACGTCTTATCACAGCCAGTGAGCAACACCACACCATCGAGGGGATACCCAAAAAGCACCTCAACAAGAGACAGATAGGATAGATTTCGATCCAAGCTCGCCGTAGGTCGTTTCCCGGTTTCTTGTATGGGATGACAAGGGAATTCGAAGGGAGTACCGCCGTTCGCGATGATACCATCTCGGACTCGCTTCGCAAGCTCCATATGACCACGGTTACAAGGAGACAAATCTGACCCAGTTTGAGCAATACCAATAATGGGTCGGTTCTTTGGTCGAAGCTCGTCGAGGGTGATACCAAAGTTCATGTAACGTTCGAGGTAAAGGGCAGACATTGCTAACTGGGAGTCAGCTTCGTCAAGACACCAGCCATCAGAGTATTCACCGGGGTCTGAAGGATCATTAAACCACTGCTTCGAACGAAGCGGGACCGCAGGCTCAACACCTTCATAAGGTGCGGCATCTGCAGGAGCGGTGAAAGATCTTTCAGGACGGTCGATAGGGATATCGCCCTCTTGCTGAAGTTGTTCGGCACGGCCGCAATTGCAGCCTTCGCAAGCACCGTTAGACATTATGGATGAGGGAATGTTCGTTGTAAGTTACAAGATAGGTGCTCATAATGACTAAAGAGACCGTCAACTGATTGTTATATGTACTCTCAATGCGTATACGGACGATTTTCTATTGGCCGGCAAGCTAAGCAAATTCGGTCCGGCTCCCGACAACTAGCTGGCAAGTGACAAGAATGTAAGCATCAACGTACAACAAAcatgaaaaaaagggaagagtCTATCGGAGGTGCCCGACAGGGTCCGGCTATGACCGCCCGAACATCTACCGTGACTTCCTTCGGTAATTaagtcttcctcttcttccaaggAATTGAGTGGCAAGTGGCATTGACTTGGATATGCATCCAACGTACATATTGTTAAGAGGTcatgatggagaagatgttcCAGCTCTACTACCCAAGAGAAATAAGGACGGTGAGACATCTAAAAAGCGAAACAACTAGCAGCTCTGTGACGTTTTGTAAGATCAGCAGAACAACAGTGGCGCAACAGCTGACCCAGCTCTAGTTGTTGGCCCGATTAAAGCAGGTGACGGCCCAAATTAGCGACAGGTACGTAATGGacaaataaataaataGTGGACAAAAAACAAAGCAAATGAATTCTCTCGAACAGAAACTGACATCTTGTTTTGCAAGACCATCGGTCTCTACCTGCTCGTGACCGACGAATCATAAGCAAGCCCGACGCCGAAATCAATACATtcccaaaagaaaacgACCATGTATGAATTATTGTATTTGGTTCAAAAAAATACAGCGAAGATGGAAATAGTGAAACATGCGGAGCACTGAACCTATGGAAAAGAAAGCTAACTAAACACTTAAGCATTTGAAGCACAAGAGAAAGGTGATCGAACGGCCTCAGCACTGATACAACTGTCAGTTTCAACTCTTCTCAAAGAGCATTTCCAAATGACGTACTATTCGTAGACAATTTCCTGAACACTAGCGTACAACCCAGGACCGAGTATAAACAatccaaggaagaagatgatgatgttaaTAACAGTGAGTGTTGTCATCTTGGCATTGGCAAAAAGACGACCCTCGTTGATATGCCAAAACGCGACTGcccagaagatgaagccaAAGAAAGAATCAAACGCGGAAGACATGATGCTAAGGAAAGAACCCATACTTGGAATGACACTACAAGAAGACATAGTCAGCAAGAGTAATAGCAAGATGTACAAATGTCAGCAACTACTCACTTTCCGAGAATGAAGCCAATACCccagatgaggatgtcgaTTCCGATCCAGGTACTCCACCCAATAATACTGTGAGAGTGCATGTGGGTGGTCTTGCCCAAAACACGCTTGAAGACAAATTTGGCCGCAATGTTGGCGTAGAGTGAGCCGATGATGACGGTAGGGACAAGCACGAGCGCGAAAGCAGATTTCCTGGCCCAAGGTTCAGAAAGAGATCCGATGATAGGGGCTGTAGAATACTGGCCGCAGTAATAATAGCCGACAGCAGCAGTTAcggtgaaaaggatgagCTCGGCAATGGTCAATGTAGCGAGGGCCTTGGGGAAATCTTGGGGTCGCTTCATCTCAGCGATGAAAGAAGGGTAGAGAATCTGACCGATCCAAAGGAAAGTGATGCTGCATGATTGTCAGTGTCTGACCAACGTATCGGcgcagaagaggatggatgaCTCACTTCATGACGGCGTTGAGACCGTCAACGAAACCTGGACCGCCGTCGGGTAAACCGATCGAAGTAACGACAGGTCCGGTGGCGTCCAAAGGTGCATCTTCAATAGCGGCGTAAGTCAAGGACATGACGATAGCGATGAACATGGCAATGGCGGAAATGATGGACAAGAGGGAGACATGATTGAGGGTTCGAGGGAGAGAGCAAAGAACTGAATGGATAGGCTTAGTTAAAACTTCGCCACGATTGTCAAAATACACTCACTACCAATGATAGCAGTAACAGCTTGGAAGACGACTGTGCAAGCACCATTGTCACTGAGTGTATTAAAGACTAGATATAAGATTAGTGAGCAACTTTCAGAGGAGAAGTCGATTGAAATGAGCGAATTCAACTCACTCTTTGCTCCGGTGAAAACGTGGAAGCCGACTGTGAGACGTTAGAGGATACGCACAGTCACGCCACTAAACCGAGTGAGTGTACTGACCAATGAAGATGTTGTTAAGTAAGAGCATAATCCCAGTAGCTTCGAAAGCCACTCTAGGAACTCGAGGCTAACCGACTGAGGTCAGCGGGGTACTCCGCATCGCAGGCGAGCGGCGAAAACAGACTACACTTACGAACAAAATCGCAGCAATATCACAGA
Encoded here:
- a CDS encoding hypothetical protein (HMMPfam hit to ILVD_EDD, Dehydratase family, score: 697.4, E(): 8.2e-207), with translation MSNGACEGCNCGRAEQLQQEGDIPIDRPERSFTAPADAAPYEGVEPAVPLRSKQWFNDPSDPAMSALYLERYMNFGITLDELRPKNRPIIGIAQTGSDLSPCNRGHMELAKRVRDGIIANGGTPFEFPCHPIQETGKRPTASLDRNLSYLSLVEVLFGYPLDGVVLLTGCDKTTPALLMAAATVNIPAICMNVGPMLNGYRGHKLIGSGGVMWDSRAEYAAGKINESQFVQQVSLSAPSVGHCNTVGTATTMNCMAEALGMALPGSATIPAVYRERGACAYATGLRIVDLVREDIKPSDVLTKEAFENAIAANTAIGGSTNAPIHLNAVAKHIGVDLSGDDWERVGYHLPLLVNVQPAGEWLMEEYHRAGGLPSVIAELIKHNKLPHPNALTITGKTIKENCEGDFSRDRRVILPFDKPLRENAGFLHLKGSLFDSAIMKTSVISDAFREQYLSKPDDPMAFEGPVAVFDGPEDYHHRIEHSSKIDAGTILVMRGAGPQGYPGAAEVVNMIPPGRLINQGIELPCIGDGRQSGTSGSPSILNAAPEAATGGMLAYLKDGDRLRIDLLKRTANVLLSTEEIEARKKEMGPYKVPKSQTPWQEIFRETASELSDGMVIKGAVKYQRLAQTAGVPRQNH
- a CDS encoding hypothetical protein (Match to ESTs gb|CF188703.1|CF188703, gb|CF191681.1|CF191681; HMMPfam hit to Aa_trans, Transmembrane amino acid transporter protein, score: 9.0, E(): 9.1e-08), producing MSGQDYSSIEKKNRLEIYSDDAASDPFIALAQEEESHEIKYRTLSWQKAAVLLFGEYVCLAILALAWSWSVLGWVCGALITFGLGLVTWYTSYVLWQFCMKHPEARDICDIAAILFPRVPRVAFEATGIMLLLNNIFIVGFHVFTGAKIFNTLSDNGACTVVFQAVTAIIGILCSLPRTLNHVSLLSIISAIAMFIAIVMSLTYAAIEDAPLDATGPVVTSIGLPDGGPGFVDGLNAVMNITFLWIGQILYPSFIAEMKRPQDFPKALATLTIAELILFTVTAAVGYYYCGQYSTAPIIGSLSEPWARKSAFALVLVPTVIIGSLYANIAAKFVFKRVLGKTTHMHSHSIIGWSTWIGIDILIWGIGFILGNVIPSMGSFLSIMSSAFDSFFGFIFWAVAFWHINEGRLFANAKMTTLTVINIIIFFLGLFILGPGLYASVQEIVYEYAEAVRSPFSCASNA